The following proteins are co-located in the Halarcobacter sp. genome:
- the ppk2 gene encoding polyphosphate kinase 2, whose protein sequence is MNLSDFEKTNYSGLYISKAAHPAFGKKYIARFQYDKKRYVKVLGYTKKDNLTKKAALTLMQKFKDSIVNQKEEKILSKAKNLDKASFDKYQELIEENKALKTILGDFKDLDPQILRDGIQKIYDLEELKQYQIELIKLQNYLEAENKRMIILFEGRDASGKGGAIRRITRYMNNKHYRVVALGKPTDTQKNQWFFQRYIQHFPTGGEMVLFDRSWYNRAMVEPIFGFCTKEEYEIFMEDVVNFEQDLVRQGMILIKLYFSVSKDEQKRRFDRRINDPLRQWKFSEVDMQAQDLWSEFSEKKYEMLRRTSSRAAPWHVVRSDDKHLARLEAMKIILNSVDYDGRNYALDFEANENINISVQKELMQMRKSANY, encoded by the coding sequence ATGAATTTAAGTGATTTCGAAAAGACAAACTATAGTGGTTTATATATATCTAAAGCTGCTCATCCAGCTTTTGGAAAAAAATATATAGCTAGATTTCAATATGATAAAAAAAGATATGTAAAGGTTTTAGGATATACAAAAAAAGATAATCTTACTAAAAAAGCTGCACTTACATTAATGCAAAAATTTAAAGATTCTATTGTAAATCAAAAAGAGGAAAAAATATTATCAAAAGCAAAAAATTTAGATAAAGCTTCTTTTGATAAGTATCAAGAATTGATTGAAGAAAATAAAGCATTAAAAACAATACTTGGAGATTTTAAAGATTTAGACCCTCAAATTTTAAGAGATGGTATTCAAAAAATTTATGACTTAGAAGAGTTAAAACAGTATCAAATTGAGTTAATTAAACTACAAAACTATTTAGAAGCAGAAAATAAAAGAATGATTATTCTTTTTGAAGGAAGAGATGCTTCTGGAAAAGGTGGTGCAATTAGACGAATTACAAGATATATGAACAACAAACACTATAGAGTTGTTGCTTTAGGTAAACCAACAGACACTCAAAAAAACCAATGGTTTTTCCAAAGATATATTCAACATTTCCCAACTGGTGGAGAGATGGTACTATTTGATAGATCTTGGTATAACAGAGCGATGGTTGAACCAATATTTGGATTTTGTACTAAAGAAGAGTATGAAATTTTTATGGAAGATGTAGTTAATTTTGAACAAGATTTAGTAAGACAAGGGATGATTCTTATTAAACTTTATTTTTCTGTATCAAAAGATGAACAAAAAAGAAGATTTGATAGAAGAATCAATGATCCATTAAGACAGTGGAAGTTTTCAGAAGTTGATATGCAAGCTCAAGATTTATGGTCAGAGTTTTCTGAAAAAAAATATGAGATGCTTAGACGAACATCATCAAGAGCAGCACCATGGCATGTGGTAAGAAGTGATGATAAACATTTAGCTAGGCTTGAAGCAATGAAAATAATTTTAAATTCTGTTGATTATGATGGAAGAAACTATGCTTTAGATTTTGAAGCAAATGAAAATATTAATATTTCAGTTCAAAAAGAATTAATGCAAATGAGAAAATCTGCAAACTATTAA
- the ppk2 gene encoding polyphosphate kinase 2, protein MGEDRQIINEEFKDEEEIDTEENLKHKSKNYQRERKILQEKGKKVQIWVKKETLEYEKELTRLQIELLKFQNHVKEKGLKVLMLFEGRDAAGKGGTIKRITEHLNPRGARVVALEKPSDVEKSQWYFQRYTKHLPSSGEIVLFDRSWYNRAGVEPVMGFCTPEEHHEFLREVPEFENMLVKSGIILLKYYFSVSKKEQARRFKKREVDPLKQYKLSPVDKESQKLWDKYTIAKFSMLMSSNTDLSPWTVIKSDNKRKARINCIKHILSQVDYPSKVDKKDIEIDSDILISGKEELEVMEQENKFAKA, encoded by the coding sequence ATGGGTGAAGATAGACAAATAATCAATGAAGAGTTTAAAGACGAAGAAGAAATTGATACGGAAGAGAATTTAAAACACAAATCTAAGAATTATCAAAGAGAGAGAAAGATTCTCCAAGAAAAGGGTAAAAAAGTTCAGATTTGGGTTAAAAAAGAGACTCTAGAATATGAAAAAGAGTTAACTAGACTTCAAATTGAATTATTAAAATTTCAAAACCATGTCAAAGAAAAAGGATTAAAAGTTTTAATGCTTTTTGAAGGTAGAGATGCCGCAGGAAAAGGTGGTACAATAAAAAGAATCACTGAACACCTAAATCCAAGGGGAGCAAGAGTAGTAGCTTTAGAAAAACCAAGTGATGTTGAAAAATCACAATGGTATTTCCAAAGATATACAAAGCATTTACCTAGTTCTGGAGAGATTGTTCTTTTTGACAGATCTTGGTATAACAGAGCTGGAGTTGAACCAGTAATGGGATTTTGTACTCCTGAAGAACACCATGAATTTTTAAGAGAAGTACCAGAGTTTGAAAATATGCTTGTAAAATCTGGAATCATTCTTTTAAAATATTATTTTTCTGTATCAAAAAAAGAGCAGGCAAGAAGATTCAAAAAAAGAGAAGTTGATCCTTTAAAACAATATAAACTATCTCCTGTAGACAAAGAATCTCAAAAACTCTGGGATAAATATACTATAGCAAAGTTTTCAATGTTAATGTCATCAAATACTGATTTGTCACCATGGACAGTAATAAAAAGTGATAATAAAAGAAAAGCTAGAATAAATTGTATAAAACATATTTTATCGCAAGTTGATTATCCAAGTAAAGTAGATAAAAAAGATATTGAAATTGATAGTGATATTCTTATTAGCGGTAAAGAAGAATTAGAAGTTATGGAACAAGAAAATAAATTTGCAAAGGCCTAA
- the nspC gene encoding carboxynorspermidine decarboxylase yields MKTNIVTNINELPSPAFVCEEELLIKNLELLKRVQDEANVNILLALKGFALWSTFDLCKKYLKGCCASGLHEAILAKEEFGREVHTFSPAFKDEEIDEIIDISNHLVFNSFSQFDRYKERARGKTSIGLRVNPEYSSVEVDLYNPCGTFSRLGITRKNFQEDNLEGVDGLHFHALCEQNVDALEGALKNFEERFSEFFPQMKWVNFGGGHHITREDYDVEALIKLLKDFKNRYPHLEVYLEPGEAVGWQTGYLMATVLDIVENGMQIAILDTSAEAHMPDTLAMPYRADIRNSDLPNVKKYTYRLGGNTCLAGDIIGDYSFDKPISVGDKIILEDMIHYTMVKTTTFNGIKLPSIVLKKSDTCYQIVNNFGYNEYKSRLS; encoded by the coding sequence ATGAAGACTAATATTGTAACTAATATAAATGAACTTCCTAGCCCAGCCTTTGTATGTGAGGAGGAACTTCTTATAAAAAATCTTGAGCTTTTAAAAAGAGTTCAAGATGAGGCAAATGTAAATATTCTTTTAGCTTTAAAAGGCTTTGCGCTTTGGTCAACCTTTGATTTATGTAAAAAATATTTAAAAGGGTGTTGTGCAAGTGGTTTACATGAAGCAATCTTGGCTAAAGAAGAGTTTGGAAGAGAAGTTCATACTTTTTCCCCTGCTTTTAAAGATGAAGAGATTGATGAAATTATTGATATCTCTAATCATTTAGTATTTAATTCATTTTCACAATTTGATAGATACAAAGAGAGAGCAAGAGGTAAAACCTCTATTGGCCTTAGAGTAAATCCTGAATATTCATCTGTTGAAGTTGATTTATATAATCCTTGTGGAACTTTTTCTAGATTAGGAATTACTAGAAAAAACTTTCAAGAAGATAATCTTGAAGGTGTAGATGGATTACATTTTCATGCTTTATGTGAGCAGAATGTAGATGCTTTAGAGGGTGCTTTAAAAAACTTTGAAGAGAGATTTTCAGAGTTTTTTCCTCAAATGAAATGGGTAAACTTTGGTGGAGGACATCATATTACAAGAGAAGACTATGATGTTGAAGCACTAATAAAACTTTTAAAAGATTTTAAAAATAGATATCCCCATTTAGAAGTATATTTAGAACCAGGTGAAGCAGTAGGTTGGCAGACCGGTTACCTTATGGCAACTGTGTTAGATATTGTTGAGAATGGAATGCAAATAGCCATTTTAGATACTTCGGCAGAAGCACATATGCCTGATACTTTAGCTATGCCATATAGAGCAGATATAAGAAATTCTGATTTACCAAATGTAAAAAAATATACATATAGACTTGGTGGTAATACTTGCTTAGCTGGGGATATTATTGGTGACTACTCTTTTGATAAACCTATAAGCGTAGGTGATAAAATTATACTTGAAGATATGATACACTATACTATGGTTAAAACAACTACTTTTAATGGAATTAAGTTACCATCAATTGTATTAAAAAAGAGCGATACGTGTTACCAAATTGTAAATAATTTTGGATATAATGAGTATAAATCTAGACTTTCATAA
- the rd gene encoding rubredoxin encodes MQKYICTVCDYIYDPALGDEDTGIEPGTAFEDLPEDWECPDCGVGKEDFEPYNED; translated from the coding sequence ATGCAAAAATATATTTGTACAGTATGTGATTATATTTATGACCCAGCTTTAGGAGATGAAGATACTGGTATTGAGCCAGGAACTGCATTTGAAGATTTACCAGAAGATTGGGAGTGTCCTGACTGTGGAGTAGGGAAAGAGGATTTTGAACCATATAATGAAGACTAA
- a CDS encoding saccharopine dehydrogenase family protein, giving the protein MDKKGILIIGAGGVSRVATVKCAMNIDTFEKITLASRTLSKCEAMAEDIKKNQNVQIDVAQVDADSVEELVALIEKVNPKVVLNVALPYQDLTIMDACTKTGVDYVDTANYEHPDEAKFEYKEQWARDGQFKDAGIMGLLGSGFDPGVTGVFCAYAQQNLFDEIHYIDIMDCNAGDHGYAFATNFNPEINLREVSANGRYWEDGKWIETKPLEIKVEHDYPEVGVKPSYLLYHEELESLSKNIKGLKRIRFFMTFGDSYIQHMNCLQNVGMLGIEPVMHKGVEIIPIEFLTTLLPDPASLGPRTVGKTNIGCIIDGIKDGKKKKIYIYNVCDHQECFKETGAQAVSYTTGVPAMIGTKMLYKGIWKAKGVFNIEEFDAKPFMDELMTQGLPWKILELE; this is encoded by the coding sequence ATGGATAAAAAAGGTATTTTAATCATAGGTGCGGGTGGAGTAAGTAGAGTTGCTACGGTTAAGTGTGCTATGAATATTGATACATTTGAAAAAATTACTTTAGCATCAAGAACATTATCAAAATGTGAAGCTATGGCAGAAGATATTAAAAAGAATCAAAATGTTCAAATAGATGTAGCTCAAGTTGATGCTGATAGTGTTGAAGAGCTTGTAGCATTAATAGAAAAAGTTAATCCAAAAGTTGTTTTAAATGTAGCCTTACCTTATCAAGATTTAACAATAATGGATGCGTGTACTAAAACAGGTGTTGATTATGTAGATACTGCAAATTACGAACATCCTGATGAAGCGAAATTTGAGTATAAAGAACAATGGGCTAGAGATGGGCAGTTTAAAGATGCTGGGATAATGGGACTTTTAGGTTCAGGATTTGATCCAGGTGTTACAGGTGTATTTTGTGCTTATGCGCAACAAAACCTATTTGATGAAATTCATTATATAGATATTATGGATTGTAATGCAGGTGATCATGGTTATGCTTTTGCAACAAACTTTAACCCAGAAATTAATTTAAGAGAAGTGTCTGCAAATGGTAGGTATTGGGAAGATGGTAAATGGATTGAAACAAAACCTTTAGAGATAAAAGTTGAACATGATTATCCAGAAGTTGGAGTAAAACCTTCATATTTACTTTATCATGAAGAGTTAGAATCTCTATCTAAAAATATCAAAGGTTTAAAAAGAATTAGATTCTTTATGACTTTTGGTGATTCATATATTCAACATATGAATTGTTTACAAAATGTTGGTATGTTAGGTATTGAACCTGTAATGCACAAAGGTGTAGAGATTATTCCAATTGAATTTTTAACAACACTTTTGCCAGATCCAGCAAGCTTAGGACCAAGAACTGTTGGTAAAACAAACATTGGTTGTATTATAGATGGAATTAAAGATGGTAAAAAGAAAAAAATCTATATCTATAATGTATGTGACCATCAAGAGTGTTTCAAAGAAACAGGTGCACAAGCTGTAAGTTATACTACAGGGGTTCCTGCGATGATAGGAACAAAAATGCTTTATAAAGGTATATGGAAAGCAAAAGGTGTATTCAACATAGAAGAGTTTGATGCAAAACCATTTATGGATGAGTTAATGACTCAAGGTTTACCTTGGAAAATTCTTGAATTAGAATAA
- a CDS encoding AlpA family phage regulatory protein has translation MTRFIRIPDVIKKTGLAKSTIWLWVKEGKFPKPIKLSPRVTVWEEEKIELWIKTKL, from the coding sequence ATGACTAGATTTATAAGAATTCCTGATGTAATTAAAAAAACTGGACTTGCTAAAAGTACCATTTGGTTATGGGTTAAGGAAGGTAAATTTCCTAAACCTATTAAATTAAGTCCTAGAGTTACTGTTTGGGAAGAGGAAAAAATTGAGCTATGGATAAAAACAAAATTATGA
- a CDS encoding nucleotidyltransferase domain-containing protein, with protein MRKEEIINKLKELKPIYQKEGLEIVGVFGSYAKDSNTDYSDIDIAYKLDYEKFSKKYIGGFSKLLRIDSIKDELQSIFKQPVDFVPDTNKEIMKDIVYV; from the coding sequence ATGAGAAAAGAAGAAATAATAAATAAATTAAAAGAACTAAAACCAATATATCAAAAAGAAGGCTTAGAAATAGTTGGAGTATTTGGTAGTTATGCTAAAGATTCTAACACAGACTATAGTGATATTGATATTGCTTATAAGCTAGATTATGAAAAATTTTCTAAAAAATATATTGGTGGTTTTTCTAAACTTCTTAGAATTGATTCAATAAAAGATGAACTACAATCTATTTTCAAACAACCAGTTGATTTTGTACCTGATACAAATAAAGAAATCATGAAGGACATAGTTTATGTCTAA
- a CDS encoding HepT-like ribonuclease domain-containing protein: protein MSKAINRLDKILECIENIDFIINDNNLKITHTIEDRIIKPAIRMNIIRIAEQFAKLKDDNEFKILENFTNEDLKGISSVRNYIAHDYDSTDENIIEDVIRYNLPIFKTIIQDIKKNFEN from the coding sequence ATGTCTAAAGCGATTAATCGACTAGATAAAATTTTAGAATGTATTGAAAATATTGATTTTATAATCAATGACAATAATCTTAAAATTACTCATACAATTGAAGATAGAATTATAAAACCTGCTATTAGAATGAACATAATTAGAATAGCTGAACAATTTGCAAAACTTAAAGATGATAATGAATTTAAAATACTAGAAAACTTTACAAATGAAGATTTAAAAGGTATTAGTTCAGTAAGAAATTATATTGCACATGACTATGATAGTACAGATGAAAATATTATAGAAGATGTAATAAGATACAATCTACCAATATTTAAAACTATTATTCAAGATATCAAAAAAAATTTTGAAAATTAA
- a CDS encoding glucose-6-phosphate isomerase, whose amino-acid sequence MLFFEHKFDAKIGKKAKQKIDEVFKAMKKERSSGKIGYYNLPENGFDLVDKVEEYKKKNSLLNDGSIRDVVVIGIGGSSLGTKAVYDLLKDQVKTKKRLYFLENVDPLDITRTLKKIDKNKAIFIVISKSGSTIETTSIFKYIIERYKLSFKNKEDKKRFIAITDKGSSLSMLADKNEIKQFNIPLNVGGRFSVLSAVGIVPLCLVDFDVKSLLKGAKDYVDSFFDKKENMLLEKAFFYSKSAKNFPINVMFTYSTLFTYFNQWYVQLWAESLGKIDKLGNSVGLTPIHLVGSVDQHSFLQLIIQGPKNKTVTIIKIDDFKKPIKIPKISLDYLDKVDYINGHKFNKLINEECNATYETIIDENIPADSIVLDKITPNNIGALILYYELLTSAVGQFLEINTYDQPGVEFGKIKLVKKFTK is encoded by the coding sequence ATGTTATTTTTTGAACATAAGTTTGATGCAAAGATTGGAAAAAAAGCTAAGCAGAAAATTGATGAAGTTTTTAAAGCAATGAAAAAAGAGAGAAGCTCTGGAAAAATTGGATATTACAATCTACCAGAAAATGGATTTGATTTAGTAGATAAAGTTGAAGAATACAAAAAAAAGAATTCACTATTAAATGATGGTTCAATAAGAGATGTAGTAGTTATAGGAATAGGTGGTTCATCTTTAGGTACAAAAGCAGTATATGATTTATTAAAAGATCAAGTTAAAACAAAAAAAAGATTATACTTTTTAGAAAATGTAGACCCTCTTGATATTACTAGAACATTAAAAAAAATTGATAAAAACAAAGCTATATTTATAGTTATCTCTAAATCAGGTTCAACTATTGAAACAACATCGATTTTTAAATATATTATAGAAAGATATAAATTATCATTTAAAAATAAAGAAGACAAAAAAAGATTTATCGCAATTACAGATAAAGGTTCATCATTATCAATGTTAGCAGATAAAAATGAAATCAAACAGTTCAATATCCCGTTAAATGTGGGAGGAAGATTTTCTGTATTATCGGCTGTTGGAATTGTACCTTTATGTTTAGTAGATTTTGATGTAAAAAGTTTATTAAAAGGTGCAAAAGACTATGTAGATTCATTTTTTGATAAAAAAGAGAATATGTTATTAGAAAAAGCATTTTTTTATTCAAAATCAGCAAAAAACTTTCCTATAAATGTTATGTTCACATACTCGACACTATTTACATACTTTAATCAATGGTATGTTCAATTGTGGGCAGAATCTTTAGGAAAAATTGATAAACTTGGAAATAGTGTAGGACTTACTCCAATTCATTTAGTTGGTTCAGTTGACCAGCACTCATTTTTACAGCTAATTATTCAAGGTCCAAAAAATAAGACTGTTACAATTATAAAAATAGATGACTTTAAAAAGCCAATAAAAATACCAAAAATCAGTTTAGATTATTTGGACAAAGTAGATTATATAAATGGACATAAGTTTAACAAACTTATAAATGAAGAATGTAATGCAACATATGAAACAATAATAGATGAAAATATTCCAGCAGATTCTATAGTATTAGATAAAATTACACCTAATAATATTGGGGCACTAATACTTTATTATGAATTATTAACTTCAGCAGTTGGACAGTTTTTAGAGATAAATACTTATGATCAACCAGGTGTAGAGTTTGGTAAAATCAAATTAGTTAAAAAGTTTACTAAATAA
- the eda gene encoding bifunctional 4-hydroxy-2-oxoglutarate aldolase/2-dehydro-3-deoxy-phosphogluconate aldolase, translating into MNAKDVMGISPIVPVIAIDDEKDALPLAKALQKGGVNVMEITLRTNAGLKAIKLISEQLPSMNVGAGTVCNEDELIQAKQAGSKFVFSPGISKELIDASFKHDITLIPGVATASEVMLAQNNNIFYCKLFPATLSGGVDILKAFSGPFAKMHFCPTGGVNLNNLNDFLILKNVLCVGGTWFVPKDAIANNDFDKITQLCKEAISSINID; encoded by the coding sequence ATGAATGCAAAAGATGTAATGGGTATATCTCCAATTGTTCCAGTTATAGCAATAGATGATGAAAAAGATGCTTTACCTTTAGCAAAAGCACTACAAAAAGGTGGTGTAAATGTTATGGAGATTACTTTAAGAACAAATGCAGGATTAAAAGCAATTAAACTTATATCTGAACAATTACCTAGTATGAATGTTGGTGCAGGTACAGTTTGCAATGAAGATGAATTAATTCAAGCAAAGCAAGCAGGTTCAAAATTTGTATTTTCCCCTGGTATTTCAAAAGAGTTAATAGATGCTTCATTTAAGCATGATATTACACTTATTCCAGGAGTTGCAACTGCAAGTGAAGTTATGCTTGCACAAAATAATAATATATTTTATTGTAAATTATTTCCTGCAACATTAAGTGGAGGAGTTGATATTTTAAAAGCATTTTCAGGTCCCTTTGCAAAAATGCATTTTTGTCCTACAGGTGGAGTAAATTTAAATAATTTAAATGATTTTTTAATATTAAAAAATGTACTATGTGTAGGTGGAACATGGTTTGTTCCTAAAGATGCAATAGCAAATAATGATTTTGATAAAATTACACAGCTTTGTAAAGAAGCAATATCTAGTATTAATATAGATTAA
- the edd gene encoding phosphogluconate dehydratase, which produces MNNIIENVTNNIIERSKKSREIYLNRIKLAKENGVNRKSVSCSNLAHAIAPLSKDEKNSMTSTQNPNMAIITAYNDMLSAHEPFSVYPSLLKRTLLDNGATAQVAGGVPAMCDGITQSQPGMELSLFSRDNIAMGTAIGLSHNVYDGAFYLGVCDKIVPGLLIGALTYGHLPSIFVPAGPMPSGISNSQKAKIRQEYALGKVGKDKLLEAESSSYHSSGTCTFYGTANSNQMLLEMMGLQLPNSSFVNTNTPLRDALTQESANRLLKLTKNKICIGEMVTEKSFVNAIIGLMATGGSSNHTIHLIAMAKAAGIVLTWDDFNEISKVIPLLCKMYPNGSADVNHFRDAGGMSVVISELLNEGLVHNDINTVFGFGLENFIVEPTLKDKKLVFKEGAKKSRNIDVISSVENPFSSEGGLKLLKGNIGRSVIKTSALKEEQMFIEAPAIVFDSQEELQSEFKAGNLDKDFIAVVRYQGPSANGMPELHGLMPPLGALQDKGYKVAILTDGRMSGASGKVPSAIHLTPEAKKSGAISKIQTGDKIKFDINNGEVSLLISDEELANREIIIPNLLGNRHGIGRELFSTIRDNVNSAEEGGTIFDLVGEERS; this is translated from the coding sequence ATGAATAATATAATTGAAAATGTAACAAATAATATAATTGAACGTTCTAAAAAAAGTAGAGAAATATATTTAAATAGAATTAAGCTGGCAAAAGAGAATGGAGTAAATAGAAAAAGTGTAAGTTGTAGTAATCTTGCCCATGCAATTGCACCTTTAAGTAAAGATGAAAAAAACTCTATGACTTCAACACAAAATCCCAATATGGCAATAATTACAGCTTATAACGATATGTTATCCGCACATGAGCCTTTTAGTGTTTATCCCTCACTTTTAAAAAGAACTCTTCTTGATAATGGTGCAACTGCACAAGTAGCAGGTGGAGTTCCAGCTATGTGTGATGGAATTACTCAGTCTCAACCAGGGATGGAGTTATCGCTATTTAGTAGAGATAATATTGCAATGGGTACAGCTATTGGTCTTTCACATAATGTTTATGATGGTGCATTTTATTTAGGAGTATGTGATAAGATTGTGCCAGGACTTTTAATAGGAGCTTTAACTTATGGTCATTTACCTTCAATTTTTGTTCCAGCTGGACCAATGCCATCAGGAATATCAAATTCACAAAAAGCGAAAATAAGACAAGAGTATGCTTTAGGAAAAGTTGGGAAAGATAAACTTCTAGAAGCTGAGTCTTCTTCTTATCATAGTAGTGGAACTTGTACCTTTTATGGTACTGCAAATTCAAATCAAATGTTATTAGAGATGATGGGATTACAGTTGCCAAATAGTTCTTTTGTAAATACAAATACACCTTTAAGAGATGCTTTAACGCAAGAATCGGCAAACAGACTTTTAAAACTTACAAAAAATAAAATTTGTATTGGTGAAATGGTTACAGAAAAAAGTTTTGTAAATGCAATAATAGGACTTATGGCTACAGGTGGCTCTAGTAATCATACTATTCATTTAATAGCTATGGCAAAAGCAGCAGGTATTGTACTTACATGGGATGATTTTAATGAAATTTCAAAAGTAATACCACTATTATGTAAAATGTATCCAAATGGAAGTGCAGATGTAAATCACTTTAGAGATGCCGGTGGGATGAGTGTTGTAATATCTGAATTGTTAAATGAAGGATTAGTACACAATGATATAAACACTGTATTTGGATTTGGATTAGAAAACTTTATTGTAGAACCAACTTTAAAAGATAAAAAACTAGTATTTAAAGAGGGGGCAAAAAAATCAAGAAATATAGATGTTATTTCTAGTGTTGAAAATCCTTTTTCAAGTGAAGGTGGACTTAAACTTCTAAAAGGGAATATTGGAAGAAGTGTTATTAAAACTTCTGCACTAAAAGAAGAACAGATGTTTATAGAAGCACCAGCAATTGTTTTTGATTCTCAAGAGGAACTTCAAAGTGAATTTAAAGCGGGAAATTTAGATAAAGATTTTATTGCAGTTGTTAGATATCAAGGACCAAGTGCAAATGGGATGCCAGAACTTCATGGATTAATGCCACCTTTAGGTGCTTTACAAGATAAAGGATATAAAGTAGCTATCTTAACAGATGGACGAATGTCAGGTGCTTCTGGAAAAGTTCCATCAGCAATACATTTAACTCCCGAAGCAAAAAAAAGTGGAGCTATATCAAAAATACAGACAGGTGATAAAATAAAATTTGATATAAACAATGGAGAAGTTTCTCTTTTGATTTCTGATGAAGAGTTAGCAAACAGAGAAATAATTATTCCTAATCTATTGGGAAATAGACATGGTATAGGAAGAGAACTATTTAGTACTATTAGGGATAATGTAAACAGTGCAGAAGAGGGTGGTACAATATTTGATTTAGTAGGAGAGGAGAGGTCATGA
- the pgl gene encoding 6-phosphogluconolactonase, producing the protein MNSLKFFSSKEQLLEELCFHISQILEEGINQNGSASLLVSGGSTPKPLFEKLSIIDISWEKVTIALVDERWVPNTNKDSNELLVKENLLQNKASKAKFVGMYIENKDVDKAQSEVSKKYKTIYPFDIVVLGMGNDSHTASLFPNNKKLKEAYDLENENLCISITPDTAPYKRMSLTLGGILSAKNIILHIEGEEKLKVYEEALKSNDIFKTPISAVLNNKKTDVEVYHT; encoded by the coding sequence ATGAATAGTCTTAAATTCTTTTCTTCAAAAGAGCAATTATTAGAAGAACTATGTTTTCATATAAGTCAAATATTAGAAGAGGGTATAAATCAAAATGGTAGTGCATCTCTGTTAGTTTCAGGAGGAAGTACTCCTAAGCCTTTATTTGAAAAATTATCAATAATAGATATTTCTTGGGAAAAAGTTACAATAGCTTTAGTTGATGAGAGATGGGTTCCAAATACAAATAAAGATAGTAATGAGCTTTTAGTAAAAGAAAATCTTTTACAAAATAAAGCTTCAAAAGCTAAATTTGTTGGAATGTATATAGAAAATAAAGATGTAGATAAAGCCCAAAGTGAAGTTTCAAAAAAATATAAAACTATTTACCCTTTTGATATAGTAGTTTTAGGAATGGGAAATGATTCTCACACAGCATCACTTTTTCCTAATAATAAAAAATTAAAAGAAGCATATGATTTAGAAAATGAAAACTTGTGTATATCAATTACACCAGATACAGCACCTTATAAACGAATGAGTTTAACTTTAGGTGGAATTTTGAGTGCGAAAAATATTATTCTTCATATTGAGGGGGAAGAGAAACTAAAAGTATATGAAGAGGCTTTAAAGTCAAATGATATTTTTAAAACACCAATTAGTGCTGTGTTAAACAATAAAAAAACCGATGTGGAGGTTTATCACACATGA